The nucleotide window CATGCACATCCGCAGTGCCGAAGAAGCTGTAACGGAAACCGCTAATCAGATAGACCACCGGATTGAACAGCGTCACGGTTTGCCAGAAGGGGGGCAGCATGTCGATGGAGTAGAAGCTACCGCCAAGAAAGGTCAGCGGGGTGATGATCATCAGGGGAATGATCTGCAACTTTTCAAAGGTATCCGCCCAAACGCCGATAATAAAACCGAACAGGCTGAAGGTAATCGCCGTAAGGAAAAGGAAGCTGATCATCATGAATGGGTGCTGCACCTCATAGTCCACGAAAAACCGGGCGGTAATCAGGATCAGTATGCCCAGTATCGACGACTTGGTAGCCGCAGCCCCCACATAACCGATGACAATCTCCACATAGGAGACCGGGGCCGACAGCACCTCATAAATGGTGCCGGAGAAGGTCGGCATATAAATCCCGAAGGACGCATTGGAAATACTCTGCGTCATCAGGGTCAGCATGATCAGCCCGGGAATGATGAAGGCGCCATAACTGACCCCGTCTATCTCTACCATTCGTGAACCAATGGCAGAGCCGAACACCACGAAGTACAGCGAGGTGGAAATCACCGGCGAGGCAATGCTTTGCATCAGGGTCCGCCAGGTGCGTGCCATTTCGAATTTGTAGATGGCCTTGATGGAGTAAAAATTCATGATGCCTCTCCTGCCCGTGCCCGCTCACCGTTCTTGACCAGATCCACAAAGATGTCTTCCAGTGAACTCTGACTGGAGTGCAGATCCTTGAAGTCGATACCCTCCTCACTGAGTTTGCGCAGCAGCTCGGCAATGCCCGTGCTTTCCTGGTTGGCATCGTAGGTATAGATCAGCGACCAGCCATCAGCGACCAGTTCCAGCGCTTCGTAATTGAGAGAACCTGGCAGGGCCTGCAATGGCTCAGCCAGCTGCACCGTCAGTTGCTTACGGCCCAGCTTCTCCATCAACCGCTTCTTCTCATCCACCAGGATGATTTCACCACGGTTGATAATCCCGACCCTGTCGGCCATTTCTTCCGCTTCTTCAATGTAGTGGGTAGTGAGGATGATAGTGACCCCCTGCTCGCGCAGTTCACGAACCATCTCCCACATCTCCCGGCGCAACTCCACATCCACTCCGGCGGTGGGTTCATCCAGGAAAAGAATCTTGGGTTCGTGGGACAGGGCCTTGGCGATCATCACCCGACGCTTCATGCCCCCGGACAGCATCATGATCTTGCTGTCCTTCTTGTCCCACAAAGAGAGATCCCGCAGCACCTTTTCAATGTGTGCGTCGTTGCGCGGCTTGCCGAACAGGCCGCGACTGAAACTCACCGTCCCCCACACCGTTTCGAAAGCATCGGTGGAGAGCTCCTGGGGCACCAGGCCAATGGCGCTGCGCGCGGCCCGGAACTCCTTGATGATGTCATGACCATCGGCCAGCACCGTGCCACTGGATGGATTGACGATGCCACAGATAATGCTGATCAACGTGGTCTTGCCAGCCCCATTCGGGCCCAGCAGAGCAAAGATTTCTCCAGCCTGGATGTCCAGGTTCACCCCTTTGAGGGCCTGAAAACCCGAGTCGTAGATCTTGTTCAGATCATTGACAGAAATAACGGCAGTCACATGATTCTCCCTGGTCGGGGCAATTTACGCATGACGCATGAAGCCGGATGCCTGACGCCAAAATTCAAAAGCCAGAACCGATAGTAGACGCCATCACCGCGGACAGAATAGCCCCGGGAATAACCTCGGTTTTCTGTTTGTTCCGCCAGGCATCGGGCCTCAGGCGTCGAGCCCACCATTATGTCATGAATCGGCTTCGCTGCGGGGTGAACTACAGGTACGTGGCGAATAAGGCATCGCCAGTGGCCGCACCTGCACGCCGCTGGTATAGATCTGCTGCTGCCCCCCCAGCCAGCCACCAAAGCGGGCCTCCACGAACCAGCCCCGGTATCCTTGTGCCGGCGGCGCCAGACGGACCCGGTACACCCCATCGTCGTCGGCCTGCAGACGCTGCGGCATCCAGTTGGCTCCAAAGGTGGCGAGACGAAAATCCCGGGCTTGCGGATTGCTGGCCTGCCACAGCACCACTTCGCGGGGAGGCTCACTGGTGCGAACCTCCATCACCTCTTCCTTCACTTTCCAGGTGAGTGATGGCGGCGTCTCACCCGCCAGAATCTGATCCAGCCAGTTGGCAATCTGGGCAAGGCGTGAAATGCGGTCCAGGGTATCGCCCTGGGAATGGCCGGTATTGGGGGTATAGCGCAACCAGTTGGCACCACCCAGCTGCGGATAGTAATAACGCCAGCTGTCACTGACGAAGTAAGGGTCACCGGACGCGTTGATGACCAGCTTGGGCAGCGTGAGCTGCTGCCGGTATGCCCATGGGTCCACCTGCTCGAGCAGGGCCTTACCCGCTTCCGTACGGATCAGGCAATCAATCCCCTCTGTACTGAACGCCTGCAGGGCCGGCGTGTAACTACCGTAGCTGGCGTATTGATGATCAAACTGCTGGCCGAGGTTGAGCATGTCGATGGACACCGGCACCAGAGCGCGAATGCGCGGATCATGGGCCGCCACCAGCCAGGCCGTCCAGCCACGCTTGGATGACCCCAGCAGGGCGAAATCTTCAATGGGGCCAAGATCCTCTTGCTCGTGACTGAACGCCTGCACCGCATCCAGGGAACGAATCACCGCCTTGACCATGGCATTGTGCAGCGGCCACTCACCTTCCGGCTTCTCCCCCGCCAGGGTCATGGAGCGGGCCAGCAGAGCGTCTTCCTGGCGACCGACCGCTTCACCTGTGAACTGTAGCGGCTGATTGGGCACCTGCCGGATATCCACAACAGGGCGGCAGAACAGCAGGGCCAGCGCCGTGGCCATGCTGCCGGGCGAGGTTCTCAGAATCTTGCCGGGGCGCTCTCCTCCACTGATCAGTACCAGCGCCGTGCGGTCATCCCGCTCCCGGCCCGGGCAAGCGGGCGACCAGGGTATAGACACGGTTACCTCATGCTGCCAGAGAGACAGGTCCACCTCATCCATGTCCAGCCATCGCTGCGAAGTCACCAGCAGGAAATGATGATCCGCCAGCCAACCCGCCTCATGGTGATAATACTGCCAGCCGAAATCCGGCTCGGGCTCCGCCAGATACGCCGCCATCTGCTGGCCCTGAGTCAGTGCCGGCAACGCCAGCAATAAAACCCGCAGGCCCTTCATGATTGTGACTCTCGCAGTGCTCATAGTGATCAGATAACAGGTGGTGCGACCTTGGTCGGCATTCATTTTGCACCCGGCAACGGGCAATATGGGAAGCCCCATTGAACTTACCCGCAGTGATTGGCCATTCAGGAGGCAGTATGAACGACAACACCGTTACCGTAATCCCCGGCGATGGCATCGGACCGGACATCGTGGAGGCCACGGTTCGGGTGTTAAAAGCACTGGATTGTGGTCTCGAGTTTGAATACGCCATTGCCGGGCAGACCGCCCTTGATCAGGGCAAGGAACTGGTCCCGGAAGAAACCCTGGCCACCCTGAAGCGTAACCGCCTGGCGCTGAAAGGGCCCATTACCACGCCGGTAGGCGGCGGCTTCACCTCCGTGAACGTCACCCTGCGCAAGACCTTCGACCTGTTTGCCAACGTGCGTCCGGCGCTCTCCATTCCGGGAGTGAAATCCCGCTACGACAACGTGGATATCATCACCATTCGTGAAAATATTGAAGGTATCTACTCCGGGCTGGGCCAGACCGTGAGCGAGGACGGCGAAACCGCCGAGCTACGCAGCCGCATCACCCGTACCGAGTCCGAGCGCCTGCTGCGCTTTGCCTATGAAACCGCCATGAAGCAGGGCCGCAAGAAGGTCACCGTGGTGCACAAGGCCAACATCATGAAATCCACGTCCGGGCTGTTTCTGGATGTGGCCCGCAAGGTGCGCGAGGACTACCCGCAGCTGCAGCATGAAGAGATGATTGTGGATGCTACCGCCATGCAGCTGGCCATGAACCCGCATCGCTTCGATGTGATTGTGACCACCAACCTGTTCGGCGACATTCTCTCCGACCTGTGTGCCGGTTTGATCGGCGGCCTGGGCGTAGCGCCGGGCGCCAATATCGGTGAGCACGGAGGCCTGTTCGAAGCCGTCCATGGCAGCGCGCCTGACATTGCCGGCAAGGGCATCGCCAACCCCACCGCTATCATGCTGGCCGGTGCCATGATGCTCGATTACATGGAGCTGCACGACAAGGCGCAACGACTGCGTGACACCGTGCGAGAGGTGGTGGGCAAAGGTGAAGTGGTGACCCCGGATCTGGGAGGCCGCGCCAGCACCACCGAGTTTACTGATGAGCTGATCCGCCATCTCACCAACTAAACAACAAGTCGGTTATTTCGGACCGACTGTAACGAGACGGACTTCACATTGCTCGATAATTTCCTATAGTGTTCCTATCCCCTGAGCAGGGGAGGAACACAGCCCGGCAACCGTTATCTTTGGGGAGACGCATGCCGGGCCAAGGCTGCAAATGCAGTCATTTGGGGATGCCGTCATGAACAACACTGTTATACCTTTTAGCTCGCCGGATGCCGGCGAGCCTGAACAGCTGTCGCTGAACGAAGTCGAGCTGGACCGCTACAACCAGCTGGTGTCAGTTCTCTATCGGTGTCTGCATGAAAATACCGGTTTCACTCCCTTCTTTGAGGCCTTCCAGCAACACTTCAAGGCCCTTCAGGGCGGCATCATGGCTGTCACACGCAATCCTCAACGGATTCGTTACGGCTGGACGTTCGGGCACCCGGAAGGGTTTGCTCAGTGGTATATCAACAGTGACCTGCCGGAACGCGACGAGGCCCTGACCCGCTTCTCTAACCAGCCCCCCCGCCGCTTCACTTCCTTTCTGGAAGGCCGCAGTGACCTTTCCATCCTCGACATGCTCAGCGAGGAAAGTCGTGCCTGGACCGAACAGGTCAATATCGGAGACAGTGCAGGCATGCTGGTGAGCATGGATGAAGAGTGTCGGATCATCTTTATGGCCAACCGGCAAAAGCAGCACGGCCCCTATACCCATCGAGAGCTGATGCAGATGAACCTGCTGGCACCGCACATCGAGAATGCGGTCACCCTGCACCTGAAGCTGTATCAGACCAGTAGCAACAACGAGAACCTGTCGCTGGCCCTGAATCATGTCAACAAGGCGCTGGTGGTCATCAATGCACTGGGCACCGTTGCCCAAGCCAATGATGCAGCCAGGAAAATCATCAATCACAACAGCAAACTGAAGCTGTCTTCGGATGGCCGATTGGGCAGCACGGACCAGCAACTGGCCAGAAAAATCAGTGATGCCATCGCCGCCAGCATCGTCAACTCCCATCAGGGCAAGCTGGAACCCGCCACCCTTTTTGTCCAGGGAGCTGAGGAACGTGCCGCACTGAACCTCACCCCGCTGACCGCAGAAAACCCGGAGAACAACGGTGTGCTGGTAGAGCTGTTCAGCTTTGATAACCACGACTCAGCCGATCAGGAAAAGCTGCAACGCTTGTTCCACTGCACACCGGCAGAAGCAGCTATCGCCGGCGAGTTGATGAAGGGACTGTCTTCCTCAGAAATAGCGGAGGAGAGAGGCATCTCAGTTCACACGGCCCGCCAGCACATCAAGAATCTGCTGGCCAAGAACGGCTACAAGAAACAGACCGAGTTGGTCGCCATGCTGGTAAGGGCGCTGGGATAGACCAGCGCTAACGAGGATGAACAGGCAGGGATGCTAACGCAATCCCTGCCATTTCCGGCCAACGAAAACGATACGGGCTGGCTCGCCCAACTACTCCGCTGGCGGAGTGCAGGTATCTGTCACGATGTCACCCGACTGCGCATAGGTGACGTAGCAATCATCCAGATAGTAATCAATGCGATTCAGATAATAGCTCCAGCCACTGCCCGTATTGATGGTGGTGTAGCTCTCCTTGGTGACCAGCTCGCTACCCAAGCCTCCACTGTAGTAAAGCGCATAGTCGTCGACACTGGTCCAGCCGAATTCATCTTCCAGCGGCGCCGTGTAGAACACCTCTCGGGAGCCTTCAGCTGAATCCCACAGATCATATTTGAAGACACTGCCCCAGCCACTCACCACCGTGTAATCGAACTGACCATAATCACCGTTGGGGTAATAGGTCCGCTGTTGCAATGGGCTACTGCTCCAGTCGCCAGACGCATTGGTATAGGGGGCGCTGTAGTCAGTCTCTTCCCGTACTCCGGAATCATTCGTCTCAAGATAACTCGGGACGCTGTAGTAGTTGCCTTCACCATCATTGAAAGGAATGCTCTCCTCATGCCAGTAAGCAGGAACCTCCACCAGGTATTGCCCCACCTGCGGAAAAGCGTCCAGACCTTTCAAGCTCTTCAGGTTAACTCCACCGCTATTGAAGATCTCCGTCAACACCACAGTCCCATTCCTGTACTCCATATAGGCCGGGCCGTGTCCCTCTACTGAGTGCTGAATGATGATGCACTTGTCCGTCATTGGCACGATGTCATGGCCTTCACTAACCACAAACGGGCAGTGCTCCGTGGCGGTCAGTGTCGCCTGAAACCGGGTCTTGATCAGATTAAGGTTGTCGCTAATGAGGAATGTGAAGTCCAGATTTTCCGTACCCAACGCTTCTGCGGTGAAGGTCAGCGAGAAGCGGTCATCATCGATGACAGACAATTCACCCTGCACACCTGCATCACTGATCCCCTCAAGCGATAACGCACCTGTATTCGCCAACTCGGCATAGTCTTCTGCAATGACATTCTCGACAAGCCCCTTCTCATCTTCTGACAACAGTGCCGCGAAGTAGGCCGCGATATCGCCGATTTTCACCAGGTAGGATGCAATCCCGTCCGGTGCCGATTTTTGCACTCTGAGCTGATAACTCAGGGAAACTGCGCTCTCAAAATCCAAGGCCGTTCCGCTAACAATGACGGGCACTTCCGCACTCTTTGTGGCTGCCGATTTCACAGCCATGGGGAAGGACTCAAGAATATCCGTTGCGTGAGCTACCCAGCAGTTATCAAACGCCAGCTCCAGATAGTTCAATGTCTTGGGCAACTCCGTGGCCAGTGAATAGCCGAGAATACCGGCACCTACAATCGACCCGAAACCGGTGCTCCCCAGCAGCACAGCGCTACTAATGCCGAGCGCCAACTTGCTTACACTCCTGCGCAGAGGCGTCGCATAGGCACAATCAGTAGCGGAGGCCCGTCCCATCGCGAGATAGGGCGAAGTCACCGCATCACCATGAACATAGGCCGATTTACTTTGCGCTGCGTCCGTGCCCAGCAGCTCGAGAAGTTCTAGCAGATAATTGAGTTCACTATCCGTTAGCGCCAGAAAGGCAGCGGATTCCGTATCCAGCAGCTGTCTGTTTGCCAATATTTCGTCAATGTCTGCCTGCGGAGCGTTCGCCGCCTGCATGGCGCCGATGGCATCATCCATGGCCGCGCGGAACTGCTGGAACAGGATGTTCAGCTCGGATACCACCACGCTTCTTTCTGTGAAAGCGTAGTCAGCAATCTCGAACGGTAGAGACCACTCCTTTCCGCCCAGGGCAACCCGAATCCGATGCTCTCCCGCCTCCAGTTGTGGAGGCAAAAGAAACGCCAGTTCGGTTTCGGTTACCCAAACCAGAGAGACAGTCATACCACTCACTTCAGCACTATACGCAGCATCAACAAGAGAAAATCCGCTGATATCCAACGTCTGTACTGCAGCGCGCTGCAGCGGAAACTCGGCACCTCTCATGGTGACTGAGCGGGTGGATGACTGTTGTGTATCGGCAGCAGAGGAGCCACTTCCACCGCCGCCGCCACACCCCACCAGTGCAGTCGCAAGTAAAGAAACCACCAGGAGTCTGAGTATGATGCTCATGCCGCCTCTCCTTTCCTTTCTGTAAAAAAACGGATTACCTGGACGAAGATAGAGACTGTAAAAAAGGAGTGCATCACCCATATTAGGGATAAGCGATGATTGATCGCTCATGCATCAGAAAGCGAACGCTCTATCGACAATATTGCCCAGACAGAGTGAAGAGGCTTCAGCCCGCACTGGAGAGCAGAAAGGGGGTACGGGGCAGCGTGACCTGCCGCTGCACAGGCAAAGCCCTCACCAGCTTGGTTAACTGCGCCTGAGTGGACACTTCGGTCTTGGTAAAAATGCTCTTGATTTGGCTGCGCACCGTGTGGATGGAAACCTGACAACTCACCGCAATGTCTGCCGGCTTTTCACCTTGCGATATCAGTGACGCTATACGTGCTTCAGCCGGCGTCAGATCAAGCAATGATGCCAGCTTTTCCAGATCGACTTCCGTCTCGAGTTCACCGTCGATCAAATAGATGGCGGCATGCGCCGGCACCGGTACCAAGTTGCTGTCGGCATCCGGATGAAGAGGAATCACCTGCATCAGCAACGGCGTTCTACCCAACCGCCAGACAGGCACCACACCCCCGGTCACCGGCGCATGAGTGTTACCTATGTCGAACGATGCGCTGAGCAGCCTGTCAAGATTCTCCTGGCCCGCCTTGTCCCTGAGGAGGAGCTTGCGAGCGTGCAGGCGGATCCCCTGCTCCTCGCGCAAAATGACTCTGGCAGGCTCTGCGGCATAGACCACCTCTCCACGCGCATTGACCAGCAGCATGGCACTGAAACGGCCTTGCTGCTCAAGAAATGTCTGCTGTTGCTTGCGCTGGTGCATGATGGCTTCCAGTCGCAACGCCCGGCGAATATGGGGCGCCAGCGCGTTGAAAGCATTGGTTTCATCACGGGTAAAGTGACCCTGACCACCAGTGCGTTGCATAAACATCTGAATAGTCTGGCCATCATGCTGCCACACCGTTCCGCTGGCACCGTGGTGGATATCCAGATGGCGTGCCCAGTCATTGAAGAATTCGGAACGATAAAAGGTTTTCTGGTCGCAGATGCCATCCAGAAAGGAGGAATAGAACTTGCCGGGGGGCAAGGTGGAGAGCCCCGGCCGCCAGGGGCAGAGGTTCACATAGTGATCCACAAACGCCTGATAGGCGCTGGCATCCGTGTTCACCTGTACGCCATTGAAGACCTGATCCGCATCCTTGTTCATCACCAGAATACGCGCCGAGCGACTGCCGGACAGGCTGACGATCCGGTTCAGGAATTCCTGCCAGCCTGACGCTTCATAAGGTGCGTGATAAAGGGCATCCAGCAGAGAGTCGAGCCCCTTGCCAATAAACATGGTATCCGCCTCTTTCCAACCCCCGGACGTGATTGACGCCCATTAAAACCGTCCTCAATACCGCCTTTTCTCAGACAGGAAGATTCAACACGATTGCCGTCAACTGCGATTGGGAATGCGCACCGGTCTTGCGGTAAATGTTTTTTATATGATGACGCACGGTGTGAACTGACAGCGCAATGTCGCTTGCTATCTCCGCAGGGCGTCGCCCCTGCGCAATCAAGCTGGCGATTCTTGACTCTGATTCCGTCAGCCCCAGCCACTGGCTGATCACGTCCTCTTCAGTACATTGCTCACCCTGCCCACTTACGATGAAGACAGCGACAAGGCCATGAGACTGGAACAGCCTGCTATCCCTCGGCTGTACCGTACTGACCAAAATTCGCGAGGCGATTTGATCTGATTCATTCAGGTTCACCATACCGGTGGCTTTGCTTTCGAAACACCTCCGGATCAGCTCATCAAGCTCCGCCTGCTTCCTGCGCTGACCCAGCCGCAAACGGCCTGCTACCAACGTCACTGTGGCTGTTAGCAACAGCAGTCGCTCGGCTTCCGAAGACAGGAACACCACATTTTGCTGGCCATCCAGCAAGAGCAGGGCTCCCTGCTTCTGGCGTTGCACCGCAGCCTGACGGTCATTGAGTAGCCGCGAGGCGCCTTCCTGGCGAATAGCCCGCGCAATGTGCGGCATCAAATCCTTAATCAGCTGCTTCTCTACCGGAGTGAACTCTCCGTCTTCTGACGGACGCTGCACAGTCAACTCCACAAGGCCGTTGCCAACTTCATGGCGGGCATGACACAACCGGGGCGCAATCTCATTGCCGGATGAATCCGCAGCAACATGGGGATGGCTTTGATAACCAGCCACAAGCTGGTCACCTTCCTTGTTCAGAATCAGTAGTTGCGCCGTCTCACCACCACTGATGCGGCTAATCAGGCCCAGGCAACTTTGCCAACCATCCTTTTGATGGGCCGCAAAATAGATCGCATCCATGACCTCTGTCAGCTCTGTTTCCACCGCCACCCCATTCCTCCTTTGCCAAGGATGACTTTACGGGTCGTGAAATGCCTGCACATCCCCAATTTGGGGGATATAACGCAAAACGCCCGCGATGAGCGGGCGTTCAAGGGACCGGAGGAACTTTTCCTAGTTAGCGGATCGCATCTGCACGGGAAGCGCGAGCATCGAGGATATCGGGTTGATTATTCGCTGGCGCCCACCCCTGAAGGTTGTCTTCAATCAACTGAGTGAGCGCATCCAGATGAACGGGAGCGTCATTCAGCGCCGAAATATAGGCAAACGACTCACCGCCGGCCTCTTCAAAGTAGCCCCGGTTTTCCACATCAATTTCTTCGATGGTTTCCAGGCAGTCGGCGGAAAAACCCGGGCAGAACAACTGCACGGATTTTATCCCCTGGCCGGGCAGGGCTTTCAGGGTGAAGTCCGTGTAAGGCTGCAGCCACTCTTCACGGCCGAAGCGGGACTGGAAGGTGGTCATCCACTGGTCTTCGCTGAGCCCCAGCGCCTCGGCCAGTAAACGTGAGGTCTTGTGGCATTCACAAAAGTAGGGGTCGCCATTGGTGAGATAGCGCTTGGGCACACCGTGGTAGCTGAAGATCAGCTTGTCAGCATGGCCATGCTGCTCGCGGTAGGCACGGATGTGATCGGCCATGGCCTGAATGTAGGGGGGATAGTCCGGGTAGTGGCTGATGAAGCGCAGGTCCGGCAACCAGCGACGTTGCATGAAATCCTTGGCGAGGGCATCAAAGGTGGAGCCATTGGTGGAGCCGGAATATTGCGGGTACAGCGGCAACACCAGCAACTGCCGTACGCCCTCCTCTTCCATTGCCTGAAGCTGGCTGGCGATGGACGGGTTGCCGTAACGCATGCCCAGCTTGACCACCACATCGTCCCCATACTGTTTGCTCAAACGCTCGCGAATACCGGCCAGCTGATTCTCGCTGTGTACCAGCAGCGGCGAGCCCTGCTCGGTCCATACCGTTTTGTAAGCATGGGCGGAGCGAGGTGGACGAATAACCAGGATCACCAGATTGAGAATAAAGAACCAGATGAAGCGCGGCACTTCCACCACCCGGGGATCGGACAGGAACTCGCGCAGGTAGCGACGCAGGGCACCGGTCTCAGGGGCATCCGGGGTGCCAAGGTTGGTAATCAGCACACCGATGCGGCGGGGCTGTCGATGGTCGAAATTGGGTTGTCCCTGATAGGCCATCCGGGTCTCTCTCACTGATATGGGTGCACACTCAGGCTGATAGTGTAGCGAGATCGCGTCAAGACGCCATGATGCTGTGCCTATGGAGGGGATAGGGCCTGACGTCGGGCGATTGAGGTAGACGCCAAACCCAAGCCCGAAGATGCCGGGACAGCGCCATCCCCTGCAGGAGCGGAGGTTCCACCGCGAGCCCTGGATCGTGGTCGAACGACCACTCCTGCAAACCCTCTCTGCCCCGAATACCCGGGCTTTTGACTTTCCTTGCCGCTTGAAGCTTGTCGCTTGGGGCTTCTTTTATTCAGGCAACGCGCCCAGATTCCGCTCCAGTTCAGCCCGAAACCGCTCCGGGATCGAGGCAGAAGCTTGTTTGTCGTGTTCGAAGTAGACCTGTACGGCCTTGCCCCGCGCCACCAGCTGACCTTTTTGCCAGGCTTGCTGGGTAACCACAAAGGAACTGTTACCGATGCGCTCGATACCGGTACGGATCAGCACATCGCTGCCGTAGTAAATCTGGCCGACAAAATCCACTTCCACCCGGGCAAGGATCAGAGGCAGCTCTGACGGCTTGTCGAGGCCATCCGCGAACAATTCGAATAACGGCGAACGCCCGGTCTCGAACCAGCCCGTCACCACCGTGTTGTTCACATGGCCAAAGGCATCAGTTTCATAAAAGCGCGGCGTAACAGTCAGCTCGTACATGGCAGAAATCCAGTCAGGTAGACAGAATCGCCATGATACTCATGGCCGCCAGCAAGTCGACATCCCGGGCCGAAATGCCCGACGGCACTGCGTTTTGCGCCATGAACCGGTACAATGCCGCCACTTTTCACGGGCTCGCGCCGGCCTCAGCCCGCCGCACCGCTTTCGTTACAGGACACTCTCTTGATCTCTACCGCCAATATCACCATGCAGTTCGGTGCCAAGCCGCTGTTTGAAAACGTCTCCGTCAAATTCGGCAATGGCAACCGTTATGGCCTGATCGGCGCCAACGGCTGCGGCAAGTCCACCTTCATGAAGATCCTGGGCGGAGAGCTGCAGCCCAGTAACGGCCAGGTGATGCTGGATCCCAACGATCGCCTCGGCAAGCTGCGTCAGGACCAGTTCGCCTTCGAGGATTACACGGTGCTGGATACCGTGATCATGGGTCACACCGAGCTGGCG belongs to Alcanivorax sediminis and includes:
- a CDS encoding PhoPQ-activated protein PqaA family protein; this encodes MKGLRVLLLALPALTQGQQMAAYLAEPEPDFGWQYYHHEAGWLADHHFLLVTSQRWLDMDEVDLSLWQHEVTVSIPWSPACPGRERDDRTALVLISGGERPGKILRTSPGSMATALALLFCRPVVDIRQVPNQPLQFTGEAVGRQEDALLARSMTLAGEKPEGEWPLHNAMVKAVIRSLDAVQAFSHEQEDLGPIEDFALLGSSKRGWTAWLVAAHDPRIRALVPVSIDMLNLGQQFDHQYASYGSYTPALQAFSTEGIDCLIRTEAGKALLEQVDPWAYRQQLTLPKLVINASGDPYFVSDSWRYYYPQLGGANWLRYTPNTGHSQGDTLDRISRLAQIANWLDQILAGETPPSLTWKVKEEVMEVRTSEPPREVVLWQASNPQARDFRLATFGANWMPQRLQADDDGVYRVRLAPPAQGYRGWFVEARFGGWLGGQQQIYTSGVQVRPLAMPYSPRTCSSPRSEADS
- a CDS encoding isocitrate dehydrogenase, which encodes MNDNTVTVIPGDGIGPDIVEATVRVLKALDCGLEFEYAIAGQTALDQGKELVPEETLATLKRNRLALKGPITTPVGGGFTSVNVTLRKTFDLFANVRPALSIPGVKSRYDNVDIITIRENIEGIYSGLGQTVSEDGETAELRSRITRTESERLLRFAYETAMKQGRKKVTVVHKANIMKSTSGLFLDVARKVREDYPQLQHEEMIVDATAMQLAMNPHRFDVIVTTNLFGDILSDLCAGLIGGLGVAPGANIGEHGGLFEAVHGSAPDIAGKGIANPTAIMLAGAMMLDYMELHDKAQRLRDTVREVVGKGEVVTPDLGGRASTTEFTDELIRHLTN
- a CDS encoding helix-turn-helix transcriptional regulator; translated protein: MNNTVIPFSSPDAGEPEQLSLNEVELDRYNQLVSVLYRCLHENTGFTPFFEAFQQHFKALQGGIMAVTRNPQRIRYGWTFGHPEGFAQWYINSDLPERDEALTRFSNQPPRRFTSFLEGRSDLSILDMLSEESRAWTEQVNIGDSAGMLVSMDEECRIIFMANRQKQHGPYTHRELMQMNLLAPHIENAVTLHLKLYQTSSNNENLSLALNHVNKALVVINALGTVAQANDAARKIINHNSKLKLSSDGRLGSTDQQLARKISDAIAASIVNSHQGKLEPATLFVQGAEERAALNLTPLTAENPENNGVLVELFSFDNHDSADQEKLQRLFHCTPAEAAIAGELMKGLSSSEIAEERGISVHTARQHIKNLLAKNGYKKQTELVAMLVRALG
- a CDS encoding ABC transporter ATP-binding protein — protein: MTAVISVNDLNKIYDSGFQALKGVNLDIQAGEIFALLGPNGAGKTTLISIICGIVNPSSGTVLADGHDIIKEFRAARSAIGLVPQELSTDAFETVWGTVSFSRGLFGKPRNDAHIEKVLRDLSLWDKKDSKIMMLSGGMKRRVMIAKALSHEPKILFLDEPTAGVDVELRREMWEMVRELREQGVTIILTTHYIEEAEEMADRVGIINRGEIILVDEKKRLMEKLGRKQLTVQLAEPLQALPGSLNYEALELVADGWSLIYTYDANQESTGIAELLRKLSEEGIDFKDLHSSQSSLEDIFVDLVKNGERARAGEAS
- a CDS encoding ABC transporter permease, giving the protein MNFYSIKAIYKFEMARTWRTLMQSIASPVISTSLYFVVFGSAIGSRMVEIDGVSYGAFIIPGLIMLTLMTQSISNASFGIYMPTFSGTIYEVLSAPVSYVEIVIGYVGAAATKSSILGILILITARFFVDYEVQHPFMMISFLFLTAITFSLFGFIIGVWADTFEKLQIIPLMIITPLTFLGGSFYSIDMLPPFWQTVTLFNPVVYLISGFRYSFFGTADVHVGVSIGMTALFLTICIALVGWIFKTGYKLKS
- a CDS encoding helix-turn-helix transcriptional regulator, which encodes MAVETELTEVMDAIYFAAHQKDGWQSCLGLISRISGGETAQLLILNKEGDQLVAGYQSHPHVAADSSGNEIAPRLCHARHEVGNGLVELTVQRPSEDGEFTPVEKQLIKDLMPHIARAIRQEGASRLLNDRQAAVQRQKQGALLLLDGQQNVVFLSSEAERLLLLTATVTLVAGRLRLGQRRKQAELDELIRRCFESKATGMVNLNESDQIASRILVSTVQPRDSRLFQSHGLVAVFIVSGQGEQCTEEDVISQWLGLTESESRIASLIAQGRRPAEIASDIALSVHTVRHHIKNIYRKTGAHSQSQLTAIVLNLPV
- a CDS encoding helix-turn-helix transcriptional regulator, which translates into the protein MFIGKGLDSLLDALYHAPYEASGWQEFLNRIVSLSGSRSARILVMNKDADQVFNGVQVNTDASAYQAFVDHYVNLCPWRPGLSTLPPGKFYSSFLDGICDQKTFYRSEFFNDWARHLDIHHGASGTVWQHDGQTIQMFMQRTGGQGHFTRDETNAFNALAPHIRRALRLEAIMHQRKQQQTFLEQQGRFSAMLLVNARGEVVYAAEPARVILREEQGIRLHARKLLLRDKAGQENLDRLLSASFDIGNTHAPVTGGVVPVWRLGRTPLLMQVIPLHPDADSNLVPVPAHAAIYLIDGELETEVDLEKLASLLDLTPAEARIASLISQGEKPADIAVSCQVSIHTVRSQIKSIFTKTEVSTQAQLTKLVRALPVQRQVTLPRTPFLLSSAG
- the hemH gene encoding ferrochelatase — translated: MAYQGQPNFDHRQPRRIGVLITNLGTPDAPETGALRRYLREFLSDPRVVEVPRFIWFFILNLVILVIRPPRSAHAYKTVWTEQGSPLLVHSENQLAGIRERLSKQYGDDVVVKLGMRYGNPSIASQLQAMEEEGVRQLLVLPLYPQYSGSTNGSTFDALAKDFMQRRWLPDLRFISHYPDYPPYIQAMADHIRAYREQHGHADKLIFSYHGVPKRYLTNGDPYFCECHKTSRLLAEALGLSEDQWMTTFQSRFGREEWLQPYTDFTLKALPGQGIKSVQLFCPGFSADCLETIEEIDVENRGYFEEAGGESFAYISALNDAPVHLDALTQLIEDNLQGWAPANNQPDILDARASRADAIR